Below is a genomic region from Meleagris gallopavo isolate NT-WF06-2002-E0010 breed Aviagen turkey brand Nicholas breeding stock chromosome 5, Turkey_5.1, whole genome shotgun sequence.
CAGCCGTTCTGCCaggttattttttcccattggAAATTGGGAAATTTCCAATGGCATTAGGGAGAGCACTCAAAAACACACTGGCTGTAGGGTTATTGCCCTGCTTCACACCAGTGACCAGGCAGAAGGCTTCAGAAGGAACCCCCAAACACTCCCAGATTTGTGGTTTCTTTCCCCTTGTAGTCCCTTTTCCCTCTTTGCGAGTTTCTCCTTTGTCAGCCTCCTTTGGTTCACAGTAAACCATCAGCTGCTGTTGATGTACCCTTTCCTACTGATAGAACTGCCCGAATAATTTCTATCTCGGTCATCAGATCAGATAAGGAGGAAGGGGATTATTTTATCTGCTTGTTTTTTCATATTATCTGGTTAGCATGCTGGAGGTGAAACCATTTTTGTGTGCATTACTGCCATTTGTTTCTGGCCACTTCTCAGTTCCTCACCCCCTGAGCTTGTTTGTTAGAGGTGAGGACTGGCCATCTGCATGCACGCACACCCCAGGAAATGcatctccctgtgctgctggggatgtCTCCCTTTCCTCCAGGTACCTGCCCTGAGCAGCTGCCCGCATACTGCCAGCTGCCCGGGCATGGGGGGCTGCCAGGGCACGGGAAGCTCAGATGCATGCAGCAGGAACCAGCAGCAAAGGCACACAGCAATATGGGGAGTGGTGTGTCCAGGCTTTGTGCTGCACTTGAGTCAGCCTGTGTGCAGTTGGTCATGGCACAGCTCCCACGTGGACACAGAAAGCAGCGTCTGGTTCATCTCAACCTCAGCAACAACTGTGTGGCGCCCTTCCTTGGCCTCAGTGCTTGGGGGGTCCTGTTGCCCTCATCTGAGACTCTACAGCACACGTTGTACTGTAGAGATTCAGGTGTCAGATGAGACCACCACTGTCAGAGGTAAATAGGATTTTGCCACCTTTTCTTCCGTTGGGTGCTTTACCATCTCAGTGCCCATCTCATGAATGGGTAGAAAACAGGTAGCAATCAGAGCCTGCTGGTGGGCCGTGATCCTGAAGCAAACAGCTGGCTCTGTCCTGCCACTGCAGTCCTCAAGGAAGCACGATGCTGCATTGTGCCCTTGGTCAACAGCATCTGTTTCTCAGGAAACAGAGGTCAGTGCTATGATTGCCACACACTGGAAGCACTGTAGACCACAAGCAGTAAGGTAACATTTAGCAAGAGGactttattttgaaacagaatgTTGGAACAAACTACGCGGAACACAAATCCGTTTGTGTGCGGTATCCAGGATGCCCAGTGATGCTGCCCCACGTTGGTTAAGTTGCACTGTCCTCAGCTCCTGCTCTGGCAGGGGCAGCTGTCCCGTGTATGCACTGAAAAACTGGTGCTCACTCAGCTCTGTGGAAAGCTGCAGGCCAACTCCCTGTATCTGCTAAGCCTTGCCAAAATGTATGGCCATGCCAGCTTGCAGAACAGTCTCTTTTGTGTAGATGGGCCATAAGAGGGTGTGCTTCTAAGCAACAACTGGCAGGGAGAAAGGTACTGTTCTGAGATCCAGCTGCAGTGGGTTACTGCACTGTGCAGGACACGGCTGCTATCCTGGCACTTGCTGCAAACCCATCCATGAGCTCAGGAGTTGGACAGAGAGACTGCTGTGGAAGTCGAAAAATCAGTATTGTAACCGATAATGCTGCTCAGGGGGACAGCATTCTTCAAAAGCCCTGTTTTATGCATATTCAGAACACTCTTGAACCTTCTGCAGGACGAGGGTGGCTTGATGTTGCTGTATAGCTCAACTTCCCCAGCACGCTACCTTGCAGTTTTTCTGCATTCACTGCCGGTAATCTGTGGTTTGTGGGCTGCGCTAGTCTGTTCTAAAGAACGTAATTTGAGGCATGTTGGTGATGTGTGCTGAAATATCAGGTGTTGTAGGGAACAGCTGAACAGCAAGAGGCCAAGAAACCATAGTGAAGAAAGCTTCCTGTCAACTGATTTAGTgacaaacaaaaccataaaacaaGGAGCTACAAACAACGGGAAGCACCATCTGACCTCAGCCAGGCTCAGTGTCTTGCCTGTCTGCTTCTGGCTCAGGAGCCAAACCATTAACTGCTTGAGAGCAGGTGTTAGCAGTGCCATGGGGTATCTTCAGTGCAGGATCTTGTCATCCtctttgggaaggaaggagtgTGTGCAGGAATCTCTCCTCACTCCTGCTGGTCTGAACAATTGGGCAGGAGAAGGAGCCATCAGAAGAGGTGCCACTGTGGCTTTGGCTTTGCTCTGATGCTGCAACGCAGGGATGAAATATTAATGTTCCTTGTGGAAGGAGGGGTTAGCTTGTCCAACACTTCACTGCATGCTGCCTCAGTGTGTTTGCACAGGCCAGCTGTTCAGCACTCATCTTCTCAACAGCACAAGCTATACTCACCTCCCTGCTTCTACAGCTGTAAGTGAATGCTGCCCCTGCCGCATGCTGGCCTCCCTGTCCCATCAGGGTGTCAGGGAGCTGCCCTCTTCCCTTCTGCAGGAAGCAGATCAGGAGATAGAGTCTCTGTGTTGGTCAAAGACAAGAGTCATACCTGCTTTGGCTGATGCCGCTCCGGTCGCTGGTccctgggctggggctgctgcctgtGCAGCGGTCTGTACAACATActtttcaggtatttatagaGGTTGCTTTTCAGGTGTAAGGGATTATAAGTCACTTCCACTTCTAAGCTGTTCAGGGCACTCTGCTAGGACAGAAAAAAGAACCTGGTGGcaattgaatcatagaatcatagaatcacaaggttggaaacgacctgtaagatcatccagtccgaCCCTCTTCtcatcaccactgctaccacaagcactaaagcACATCTCGCAGCTCCTCGTCCAGGCGGCccttgagcactgccagggacggcgactccaccgcctccctgggcagccattgcAGTGCTGACCGCtgtctgagagaaaaagcttcTCCTCATTCCCTCCAATTAGATGTGACAAGCGAAGGACTTACTATAATCATTATTAGTGGCTGTCTTGTTTATTCTGGGGGAGCATTCTTTGCAGGGATGGCTTTGTTCTTTGGGGGAAAACTGTAGAATATATTGtctgctgaaaagaattttttgaGTGCTGCATCATATTCCAGCTGTCACTGGacattttcacagctgttcCCTCCTCTGTTCACCTGCTAAGACTATAGCAAGAGCCCTGCCCTTCCTGACGTCACCTGAAGCAGAGCCAGAAAACTCAGAAGAACATGTGGATGCATAGCATGAATTGCAAAAGTTTGAATCTATCAGAAGAAAGAGAGATACCGTATGTGTTGATTTATCTTATGTACAAAGAATCTACCGTGGTAAGGGAGATAAATACATCTTCAGTAGCATTTGCATGTTGTGTGCAAGCAGGCTGACTACAAGCCTGATTCCCTGCTTCTATAGCTGGCATTTCTGCCACAGATTTTTGTGTAGGGTCATCAGTGACTTACCTCTATAGGGCCCTGTACTCTCTCAGGATGCTCAGCAAGGAGGGCTGGGAAGGCTGATGGCATCAAGAGCTCTCTGACAGCCACTGGTTTGACAAGCAGAGTGGCAGAGTCAGAAGGGACAATGATGTAGTAGGAATGCACCACAGTGTTCCAGCTTGGACAAGTGTTCTGTGGCTCATGTTTGGCCAAAAGCATCCACTTCCTTTTCTAAACAGCAAAAGCCAAAACCAACATGTAAAGTAGGTAACAGCAGCTTCCTTCAGCACATTCACTGTGAGATCACTACTACGCGTGGTGGCTGAGGAAAACCCAACTTTCTTAAATGAATGCAAGACAATTCTTAAGAAAACATCCAAGTTTAATTTAAGACTTGTGAGTAATGGAAAGTCCTCCACATCCCAAAGCCTTGGTTAACTATtgtcacatttaaaaatacttgccCAACTCCAGCCCTGATTTTGCACTTTCTAGCCCCATTTCTGATAGGCAAGAGTGCGTGTTTGATGCGTTGTAGGTTCTTTGCCATAGTCATGGTGACTGGAAGGACTTACAGGCCCAACCCTGGCACATGAGATGAAGCCATACattttgaaacatattttctgGTACAGGCTTGAAAGACTCTACTGGACATACACCAACAGTTCCTTTCTGTGGCAATCCCTCCCTCTGAGACTGCGATTTTTACACTCACCAAAAGACTATGACATAGAGCGTGGAAGCTGTGCTGGTTTAGCTCCAGTTCGTCCCAgtccagctgccagcagcttgTGGGCTTGATGATGAAAGGCAGTCCATATAGTACAGATTCACAGACCCCTTCAGACTTCAGAGCTCTATAAATGAACAGCTTATCGTAAGCACAGCCAGCGTGAAACTGCCAAGACTCCGCAGGGGGGAGATGAGCTGGAGCAGCTATGGTTGTAACAGCTGCAATACTGCTACAAGCAATATTTGTAGCCACAACGAAGCCCaactgaagcagagaaaagtCCAATTGCAGTGGAAAGCGCTGCCAGGGCTTCATTGCTGATCAGCACTGAATTTGGTACCCTCCAGCATGCTGCCAGATTccactgtatttcttttgcCAAGAGCATGCCATGGAGCACATTCAATCGTCACGCATTTTGAATACAAAGCAGACTAGTAATTTGGCCTCTTGGGCAATACAGCACCCTGGCAGTTACATCTCTTCCTAAGTGATTTTAGCATATTATGGTTTTCCTTCACTTCTACTGCTCCTGCACACAGCTAGCATCCcactttaaggtcccttccaagccgagctattctgtgattctgtgaataattCACACACAATTACTAAGCACTCTTCAAACACTGACGAGCTCAGAATCACTTTAGGAACAACTATACAGGAAGAAGTTCAAAAATTGCACtacatttttctaaaaacaaatcTTCCTGTTATTTTCTGTGCCTACCAGCAGAGCCTGCTGAtgggaaaagaagacaaattcTTATCTGAAGTCCTGCAGAACTGTGAagctttcactgcttttttgcCTAGTAGTCAAGTAAAGAGATCAAGCTCTAGCAGCCAGTTAATTGCAGCAGCCTCATTTAGGTAGTTCTTTCACTACCTAAAGCATATATGGAACAACGGCCACAACCTGTAGGGCTTCACTCTGGAAGGAATCAATTGTTGCATGAATAAAATCTATGCTTTTAAACTCATAAAGTGCTAGCATTATGGTAACATCTCTTTAGACTTTGCACACCTGTCAGCGTGTATGGGATGTGCTAATCCATACCGCCAAGAGGTATAGCTGGTGGGAATGTTTTAGCCCAGAATTTTACTTGCTCTTTGAGTCCCAGGCACTTCATGTTGACATTACTGACTTCTAGTTGAAGTTGCACAGAAAGCATGAACACTGTTATACCAGCATTCCAGCTACCGAGCAAAAGCTGTAACGGCACTTACTTTACAACCTGGAGTTTATACAGCATCGTAGCTGGCCAGGCTGTCATCTGGCAGGGTGAATTTAAATCAGCTGTTCTCAGGGTGCCATCAGTTGtcccagaaagcagagctgggtCGAGCAATCTTTCTTGCAAATCACACTTCAGACACACTGGGAGAGAGAGATGGGTTTAGATTGCTGGAAATAGCATTGTGTAGCACACGACATGCTCAAGCCACTTACAAACAATAAGTTAATATTATTTAGCAACTGCAACTATGTAGTgaataataaaatcacagaaaatccCTGTCTGGAACCGACCCAGAAGGACTTTTACTTCTGGCTTCACTCAAGACTACCTAAAAATTAAGCCATGTCTCCCTGGAAGAATAATGGTAAATCCTGTGAAACAAAGCAACAAGTTTTGCCACTGGATAAGCTACCACATAATTGGTACACTGATGAACCAGCAAGTGCTTGGCAACCAGGCAGGCAAGCTCCAGCCTTGCAGATGAGTGGCCAGTTGAAGAGGGAATAGAAATCACAGTGGGTTCAGAGCCTCACTGCTTCCTGTCTGTCTCCAGCTGAGTTTGGGGAGAAATACACCACACTGAAGATACCAACTCTACTGCCACAGGATGTACAGCTGCATACGATTTCTCTGGCCTTCTAAGGACTTCTTCAGTGTGGGAAGGTGAAAAAAACCTGCTGTAACTTGGTTTGTGTCACTAGCTATAATAATTCAGCACATCAAATGTGAAATTAAATGTTATGATGAAGAAAAATTCACCTTTGAGAAACAAGAAACATAATAACGTGCTGTTCTGGAGGCCATTATGGTGGCTACTGCACAAATAAAGTCACACTAAGCCTTCTGATCTGCGTGCTGAGCATGTATCTGCAAGAGCCCCAGCACCTCTCTGTGCTTCGCTTCCACACCAGGGCCAGCTTGCAGGCCATTAGCAGAAAACAAGTGTGCTTCTGCTGCCGTGGCAATGAGAGGCAACACATTAGAGACAGTGGAGCAGCATGAAagggctgcaggaagagcaCATGCAGATTGCCATGGCAGCACAGTGGTAACAACACAGCCAACAAACACTGATGGGAAGCATCTATGTCTGCTTTCTTAC
It encodes:
- the M1AP gene encoding meiosis 1 arrest protein isoform X1, whose amino-acid sequence is MNSRKLLSETRRTFPATKACSQQPSRILIVDVTSPSWANTCSVLSEALENSLCLACSLTGPCRIPLLSLYLVQNQQECLLPFVHLKENFARVQACISELRSLPREGCFPQGGNGVVQAVQDGLQQFKQYSRHTAAGGSANSSVEITILTSQSGKEIVKQLERKLKDVDLVSLRRIQVIEVLKRDFLEPEDVEQCTPAEEPSNSGIAILGMDIDLQTIEDNVISLEMLFKTWLHDCGSEREHLHLLLPSGGLSCGTALKPTLMCLKCDLQERLLDPALLSGTTDGTLRTADLNSPCQMTAWPATMLYKLQVVKALKSEGVCESVLYGLPFIIKPTSCWQLDWDELELNQHSFHALCHSLLKRKWMLLAKHEPQNTCPSWNTVVHSYYIIVPSDSATLLVKPVAVRELLMPSAFPALLAEHPERVQGPIEQSALNSLEVEVTYNPLHLKSNLYKYLKSMLYRPLHRQQPQPRDQRPERHQPKQHQSKAKATVAPLLMAPSPAQLFRPAGVRRDSCTHSFLPKEDDKILH
- the M1AP gene encoding meiosis 1 arrest protein isoform X2, whose product is MNSRKLLSETRRTFPATKACSQQPSRILIVDVTSPSWANTCSVLSEALENSLCLACSLTGPCRIPLLSLYLVQNQQECLLPFVHLKENFARVQACISELRSLPREGCFPQGGNGVVQAVQDGLQQFKQYSRHTAAGGSANSSVEITILTSQSGKEIVKQLERKLKDVDLVSLRRIQVIEVLKRDFLEPEDVEQCTPAEEPSNSGIAILGMDIDLQTIEDNVISLEMLFKTWLHDCGSEREHLHLLLPSGGLSCGTALKPTLMCLKCDLQERLLDPALLSGTTDGTLRTADLNSPCQMTAWPATMLYKLQVVKALKSEGVCESVLYGLPFIIKPTSCWQLDWDELELNQHSFHALCHSLLKRKWMLLAKHEPQNTCPSWNTVVHSYYIIVPSDSATLLVKPVAVRELLMPSAFPALLAEHPERVQGPIESALNSLEVEVTYNPLHLKSNLYKYLKSMLYRPLHRQQPQPRDQRPERHQPKQHQSKAKATVAPLLMAPSPAQLFRPAGVRRDSCTHSFLPKEDDKILH